The Rhodopseudomonas palustris genome window below encodes:
- a CDS encoding ABC transporter permease, which translates to MRILNLAGRRLAASIPTLLLILIGIFLLLQFAPGDTVDAMMAQMGGGDAATARELRQFYGLDLSIPMQLGNYLWRLVRFDLGFSSIYGKPVATVILERLPPTLLLMTASLSFAFFAGLVLGVIAARGVNKWPDTLISTLGLIFYATPSFWFGLMAIVVFSVYLQWLPAGGFEDIGAASTGLARTLDIASHLVLPTLTLGLIFLAIYLRIMRASMLEVLNLDFVRTARAKGLDETRIVVRHVLRNALLPMVTLIGLQAGTMLGGSVVVESVFSLPGLGRLAYESVVQRDLNTLLGIVFVSALLVIAVNFLVDLLYARLDPRISAGT; encoded by the coding sequence ATGCGTATCCTGAATCTTGCGGGGCGGCGACTCGCCGCCTCGATCCCGACCTTGTTGCTGATCCTGATCGGCATCTTCCTGCTGCTGCAATTTGCGCCGGGCGACACCGTCGACGCGATGATGGCGCAGATGGGTGGCGGCGACGCCGCGACCGCGCGCGAGCTGCGGCAGTTCTACGGGCTCGACCTGTCGATCCCGATGCAGCTCGGCAACTATCTGTGGCGGCTGGTGCGGTTCGATCTCGGCTTCTCGTCGATCTACGGCAAGCCGGTCGCCACCGTGATTCTGGAGCGGCTGCCGCCGACGCTGCTGTTGATGACCGCATCGTTGTCGTTCGCGTTCTTCGCCGGCCTCGTGCTCGGCGTGATCGCCGCGCGCGGCGTCAACAAATGGCCCGACACGCTGATCTCGACGCTCGGCCTGATCTTCTACGCGACGCCGTCCTTCTGGTTCGGCCTGATGGCGATCGTGGTGTTCTCCGTCTATCTGCAATGGCTGCCGGCCGGCGGCTTCGAGGACATCGGCGCGGCCTCGACCGGGCTGGCGCGGACGCTCGACATCGCCAGCCATCTGGTGCTGCCGACGCTGACGCTGGGGCTGATCTTTCTGGCGATCTACTTACGCATCATGCGGGCCTCGATGCTGGAAGTGCTCAACCTCGATTTCGTCCGCACCGCCCGCGCCAAGGGCCTCGACGAGACCCGCATCGTGGTGCGCCACGTGCTGCGCAACGCGCTGCTGCCGATGGTGACGCTGATCGGGCTGCAGGCCGGCACCATGCTGGGCGGCTCGGTGGTGGTCGAGAGCGTGTTCTCGCTGCCCGGCCTCGGCCGGCTCGCCTATGAATCGGTGGTGCAGCGCGACCTCAACACATTGCTCGGCATCGTGTTCGTCTCGGCGCTGCTGGTGATCGCCGTCAACTTCCTGGTCGACCTGTTGTATGCGCGGCTCGACCCGCGCATCTCGGCCGGGACGTAA
- a CDS encoding ABC transporter permease, with product MDAIKRYFRSPAAIVGLLLLLVVIGMAISAGWFYPRDPLSLAGRPLIWPFSNPRFLLGTDNSGRDIAAQIFHGARIALLIGGAATVIAVVIGVLIGAFAGYFGGWVDTVLMRITEAFQILPNFVLLLVLVAVFGSTLTTVTIAVGIVSWPAPARLTRAEFLSLRNREFVQAGRTLGMKDLQLILGEILPNALPPVIVYASVVMAVAILLESALAFLRLSDPNVASWGNLIGLGRDVLRVQWYVAAIPGIAILLTVLAVSLVGQGLNDALNPRLKGR from the coding sequence ATGGATGCGATCAAGCGTTACTTCCGCAGCCCCGCCGCGATCGTCGGCCTGCTGCTGCTGCTGGTGGTGATCGGCATGGCGATCAGTGCCGGCTGGTTCTACCCGCGCGATCCCTTGTCGCTCGCCGGCCGGCCGCTGATCTGGCCGTTCAGCAATCCGCGCTTTTTGCTCGGCACCGACAATTCCGGCCGCGACATCGCAGCCCAGATCTTCCACGGCGCCCGGATCGCGCTGCTGATCGGCGGCGCCGCCACCGTGATCGCGGTAGTGATCGGGGTGCTGATCGGCGCCTTCGCGGGCTATTTCGGCGGCTGGGTCGACACCGTGCTGATGCGCATCACCGAGGCGTTCCAGATCCTGCCGAACTTCGTTTTGTTACTTGTGCTGGTCGCGGTGTTCGGCTCGACGCTGACCACGGTGACGATCGCGGTCGGCATCGTGTCGTGGCCGGCGCCGGCGCGACTGACGCGCGCCGAATTCCTCAGCTTGCGCAACCGCGAATTCGTCCAGGCCGGCCGCACGCTGGGCATGAAAGATCTGCAATTGATCCTCGGCGAGATCCTGCCCAACGCGCTGCCCCCGGTGATCGTCTATGCCAGCGTGGTGATGGCGGTGGCGATCCTGCTGGAAAGCGCGCTGGCGTTCCTGCGGCTGTCCGATCCCAACGTCGCCTCGTGGGGCAATCTGATCGGGCTCGGCCGCGACGTGCTGCGCGTGCAATGGTACGTCGCGGCGATCCCCGGCATCGCCATCCTGCTCACCGTGCTGGCGGTGTCGCTGGTCGGACAGGGCCTCAACGACGCGCTCAATCCGAGGCTCAAGGGACGATGA